A genomic window from Phoenix dactylifera cultivar Barhee BC4 chromosome 7, palm_55x_up_171113_PBpolish2nd_filt_p, whole genome shotgun sequence includes:
- the LOC103710453 gene encoding probable folate-biopterin transporter 2 gives MGSPGASQVSEDKEGVEETTGLTAGAPKEKEAIEVEQRGRALRWSPFSWFRMLADEMHWSFVFGVVTVNGISQGLGGAIWKVASDYYWKDVQKVQPSAAQVYHGITSLPWIVKPLWGLLTDVLPLAGYRRRPYLILAGLVGAISMLTLSLHDNLHVVFALMAMTAGSAGVAIADVTIDACVAQNSINHPALAADMQSLCELSLSIGSLLGFSISGLLVHAISSQGVLGLISIPFALVFSVGIVLKEMHTPNIPYRQVYQKFLQASQTMWTTLRCPDVWRPCLYMYLSLSLSLNIQEGMFYWYTDSTSGPSFSQGTIGFIFSVGSAGSILGVLLYQNVLKDYPFRGLLFWSQLLSSLSGMLDLILVLRLNLKVGMPDYLFVVIDECVSQMVGRLKWMPLLVLSSKLCPLGIEGTFFALLMSIDNTGLLTSSWAGGLLLHMLKVTRAEFSNLWAAILIRSIMRALPLAILCLVPKSDPSSTSLPADMLTGNDKMEAHEVEVDDVELVSLVDKS, from the exons ATGGGTTCCCCAGGGGCTTCTCAGGTTTCTGAGGATAAGGAGGGTGTGGAGGAGACAACTGGACTCACCGCAGGGGCTCCAAAGGAAAAGGAAGCTATCGAAGTGGAGCAGCGGGGCCGGGCTTTGCGATGGTCCCCTTTCAGCTGGTTCAGAATGCTTGCCGACGAGATGCATTGGAGCTTTGTGTTCGGCGTCGTCACCGTGAATGGAATCAGCCAAGGCTTGGGCGGCGCCATTTGGAAAGTGGCCTCGGATTACTACTGGAAGGATGTTCAGAAAGTGCAGCCATCGGCTGCTCAGGTCTATCATGGGATAACTTCCCTCCCCTGGATTGTCAAGCCTCTGTGGGGTCTTCTCACTGATGTTCTTCCTCTAGCTGGGTATCGGAGGCGGCCATATCTTATTCTCGCAG GTCTTGTGGGAGCGATCTCTATGCTTACGCTTTCTCTGCACGACAATTTGCATGTTGTGTTTGCTTTGATGGCCATGACTGCAGGAAGTGCTGGGGTGGCAATAGCAGATGTGACTATAGATGCCTGTGTTGCACAAAACAGTATAAATCACCCTGCACTTGCTGCTGACATGCAAAGCTTATGTGAATTAAGTTTATCCATTGGAAGCCTTCTGGGGTTCTCTATCAGTGGCTTACTTGTTCATGCAATTAGTTCTCAG GGGGTACTTGGCTTGATAAGTATCCCTTTTGCACTGGTATTTTCAGTTGGAATAGTGCTAAAGGAGATGCATACACCAAACATTCCTTACAGGCAG GTATACCAGAAATTTTTGCAAGCCAGCCAAACTATGTGGACAACTTTAAGATGCCCTGATGTATGGAGGCCATGTTTATACATGTACTTGTCACTTTCCCTAAGCTTAAACATCCAAGAAGGAATGTTCTATTGGTACACAGATTCAACTTCAGGACCATCTTTCTCTCAG GGAACAATTGGCTTCATTTTTTCTGTTGGTTCGGCGGGTTCTATACTTGGGGTTTTGCTCTACCAAAATGTTCTGAAGGATTATCCATTCCGTGGcttgcttttctggagtcagtTGCTTTCTAGTTTATCAGGAATGCTAGATTTGATTTTGGTACTTCGTCTAAACCTGAAGGTTGGGATGCCTGATTATTTATTTGTTGTGATTGATGAGTGTGTTTCTCAAATGGTTGGCCGGCTCAAGTGGATGCCGCTTCTAGTACTTAGCTCCAAACTCTGCCCCCTGGGAATTGAAGGCACTTTTTTTGCTTTGCTTATGTCTATTGATAATACTGGTTTGCTCACATCATCATGGGCCGGTGGCCTACTGCTTCACATGCTTAAGGTTACTCGAGCAGAATTCAGTAATCTCTGGGCTGCTATATTGATTAGGAGCATAATGAGAGCATTACCATTAGCTATTTTATGTCTAGTTCCTAAAAGTGATCCGAGTTCCACTAGTCTTCCTGCTGACATGCTTACTGGAAATGATAAGATGGAAGCTCATGAAGTAGAAGTAGATGATGTCGAGCTTGTCTCACTTGTTGACAAAAGCTGA